The Betta splendens chromosome 2, fBetSpl5.4, whole genome shotgun sequence nucleotide sequence ATGGAGCGTTGTGTTATGACAATGATCCAGCATAGAGTAATGGGCTGGGGAGGCACAGGTGTGAGAGTTTACTGGGGAACAGAGAGGGAGTTGGAGGTGGAGTTGTGGCATGGTGAGGGAAGCAGAATAGCAgtaaatcagttaagcaaaaaTTGGTGCAGGGATgaaccttaggctgacacattcataactaaacaacggctgtactgtggtttacctttgagattaatactaataccaataatagtgttaaggtaagtgcacatactcatacaattATATCCATATGtcatatacatactgtacacatatgcattgttatacataatctcatattACTTAATAATAGCTATGACATACATCAttacaatttccatatttacacattattgatcttggtagtgataagtatcagtaacacttacagttgggtttaaaaagcctgtttatcagctcaggtgttgagtgtcccactacaaggtcagtaaagctgtagctttaCATTGTTTACCGAAAGGGTGAGGaagactttggtgcatgaacaatgccactacGCCCACCCAACGAGCGGAGGGGAGTACTCCAGCAGccgggagcccacacaccttcagttccaagagggcaggtgttgcgacccaagccgcccacacagagccccccacagagctgcagtagccacagagacagcacccgaggtcagagtaggccaccgtgggtcaacgctgtccgccccatgagaaccaggggcaaacactccccccagtgggagggtcggcctgaaagaatggagcccgaggacccacggtccgtagggagcccgctaggagatgccccccgcgcccagagtgggacccgaccccagtccaccacccccacacgagcagaGCCGTgcctgccccatcagcccgaccATGTCCACTGGCATCACATCGGGCCTGCAGCCGAGGCCTTGGAGGCCTTCTCCGTCAGAGACCTCCTCGACTCTTTGGCTTCCTGGATCTGCCTGGAGTACGTCACGGGTCCCTGTCGGCCGCTGGGGGCGCCCTGCTACATCACAGGCCACCTCGATTCTCGTGCATCCAGGGCGGCTCCTCGTCTGGAGCACGTTGTCACTTACCGTGGGAATCAGGAGGCGGCTTGGTTCGGTGCCGACCTCCCAGAACCCACCGTTCGCCACTGGGCACTGGTGGTGCTCTCCCGGCCCAACAGCTGCTTGTCTGGTTCCTGCATAGGTCTTTTGGGTGGTTTGTTAGCGTTTGGTTGTGGCCCTCTGCCGGTCCTACCTCCACCACTGGTTGTGTGACGCCATGTTTTGCCTCGGCCTGTACCGTAGCCTCTCCTGTTTAGTATTACCTGACCGCCTGCGTATCCACACTCCgtttgcctgctcctcctgtactgTTGCCACTCTGCCCTCCTGGTTTTTCACCATCACCTGTACCGtttgacagctgtcaatcaaagtttGAAGAACGCTACATTATGTAACTCTCTAACATCACTCTTGTTTCACATCATCATACTGATGTGAGCCGTCACTaaactgtgaatgtgtgattcATCTCTGGAATGAAAAAGTCTTTTATGTTTAGTGTAGGACACGTTATGACTATATTACTCAAACGGTATACAGTAATATGAGTTGGGCTCATGTAGGTTTGTACCTAGAGGCCCATACTGATTGTATGGCCTAAATCAGCCTGAACCAGGCCCTGCTTTAGGCCCTGTAGGCCTCATATCAGGCCTGCTACTGTGTGAACATGTAACAAGGCTTcaggcttgtttgtttgtttaacaccCAGCGATTAAAGCTTCTGACTGTTTTCCGTGAGTCTTGTTTTTGCCTCAATGATTTAGAAGTATTTGTGACGTGATCCTTATAAAGGATCATAAAAATCAGGAAACAACCGTCTTTTATCAAAGTCACTGACACTGAAGCGCGTTTGAACACGTTTAAAGATCCCAttgtttcaggtgttttttaTGTCCACAGAGTGTCACTGTTTATTAATGTTGATTTGGGACGTGCCAGTCACGTGTCTAAGGCGCTTTATAAAAGTGTGTACAGTCACTCGGCGTCGCAGACGCCGCACGCGCCATGGCCTCCGCTTCGCTCCTCGTCCTCGCAGCGTTTCTCGTGTGCGTTCATTTATTTCGTCCCACTCGTGGGAAGCCTGTGGCGCTGGGAGATTCTTTCAACTTCTCTCCGCCTCCGTGTCCGTCTGGATCCGAGTTGGAGCTTCAACACATCCTCCTGAAGGACACCGCTGTCCTCGTTTCCAGCCGTGACGGTACCGGGTCCTGGAGGACATCAGCTTCTTACGCGGAGCGTCTGGAACCGTCAGACTCGGCTCTCGTCTTAACGAACATAAACTACAACGACGGCGGATTGTATGAGTTCACCTGCGTTGGCGGCGAGGATGTTAGGATCCAGCTGGACGTGGTGGTTCCGATACAGTTTAGCGTGTTTGAGAACGAGACGGTTCTCCTGCCGTGTCACGCCGTTACCGCGGGAGGAGACGTCAAATCAGTGAGAtgggagaggaaagaaaagtcTAAAAATGTGGCCAGAATGAGTGTAGCCTCCAACAAAATCATTTTGACAGACGAATTTGAATCGCGTGTGTCGGTACCAACGGACTGTTTCTCTAAGGGAGACTTCACACTAACTCTGGGTCCGGTTCGGCTCCAAGACCGAGGAGACTGGACCTGCTCGATCCAGGATAAATACGGGACGTCCCGCATATTCCCTGTTGTTGCGAGGCTGACGGTCCAGAAGACCCGGAATGAGACCAGCACCGAGCAATCTGGACCCGTGAGTAGCAGCTTGCATTCAGTTATAGTCGGTCATAACATACGGAACTGAACTGTGTTTCTTTGTCCCATAAGCTCCACGTAAATGAAGGAATGAGCCAAGAGAACGGAGGCCAAACAACGAGCGTTGACATCGCCGTCGTTGTGGCACTAGTGCTTTGTGCAGTGGCCTTTGGGATCGGATGGTGGATGAGGTCCCGCagatttcctcctcttcctcctcctcctcctcctcctcctcctcctcgagccCAGCGTGAAGGAGCTCAGGAGGATGCGGCGGTGCCTCTTGTCAGTCAGAACGAACCTCATGCGCAACCTAATGGTCTGGAACCAAATGGACACAGATGATGTATAGAAAGTGTACTTCATTTATACTTCACTGGGTTTTTTTCTTGCTACTGTTTTTGAGGACTTTCCTTAGAGTTTTTAAGATTCCATATTTTCGTAAATTGTCATTCTAATTTTATGGTTTCGTTCATTGAAGGGCGTCGATGAGGCCCGTCAGCTTTACACACATCAGGATGATCAAAGAGCATCTCTGTTCCAGCTTCATGATCTCTGGTGACCACACAGATGTCCATTACATCCTTTCTTCTATTGTGTATATAAATTAATGGTTACTGATTATTTTGTAAACGTGACTATCAATATATGAATAATATACAtgtgctgcccactgctcccccatgGGTTACATGTAGAGAACAACCCTCCTTAggaagcagctacagcagctgtcaggccCTGAGCCGCTACAATAGATACTCTAAAGTAGCTACACACTATGCACTAATAGACACAGTGACAGAAAACTGACAACCAACGTAACCAGTGATTTGTTAGTTTGCTTTAGTTTAACCTTCAGTCAAATGAACCAGTTCATCCATAGGTTTGTCCTCtactcctctgcttttcttgaAGAGACCGCTATGGTTTACAGCCGTCCAGAGGGGCTCTGGTTCTCATGCAGGGGTCAACCACCATGGGGaggcagttttatttaaatgttttaattaaatggaGTATTTTCTTGTCTATATTAGAAGtataatatttatgtatttataatatatacacGTTTATGTTgtgtataatatatttatatatttattataattttgtttttgttaacatgcaaatttttattgttaaaaataCAGATATATTTATGCTACATTTACAACATCAAATCGTTCTAATGTAACTTTTATTCAATAAATGattctttaaaataaattggtacttttttattaaaaaaaatgtcagctGTCTTTTTTCATAATGTGCCCTGTCTTTGATTTCGCCCCTCAATGCAAAGTCATAGAGATGTTTCTGACAAGGTCTTCATCATATTAATAAATCCACCCTAATCAGGTGGCTGGACTACATGTAAGTAAAATGTTATGGTCttaaagaaggaaaaagacTGAATCCATCAGCCTGAACTGTACAGAAGCAAGAGATCAGAgactgcagcaaaaacaacGACTCATCGTTTCTCCTAATGAATACGACAGCCTGTGAAAATCATACTGATTCTAccaggtacagtatgaacaaAGGTCACATTCTGGACAGAGAAGACAAGCGGTTTGAGAGAAGGGTGAAGAATACTAACAATAATGTGTGACACTACAGATGTTACACAGCTGTCCCTGCCAATGGAGACATCAGCCCCATGGGCTCTGGATAACGCGTCCTGATATGAAGAGTTCAACCCATAATTACAGGTTGTTCAACATCACATTTGAAGGTATTTGTACgttaatttgtttattatctGAAACCAATAGAAACTGAATGAATGTTGTGAGTAGTTATGAGCCTGAGACATGACATTAGCACAGCTCTTAGCTTCCTActgtcatttaatcatttagcTTCCACAGACGAATGCACCTAAAAATGACCCCCACATGACTGTCCACCATCATTCTGTGTTTGGAGAAAATGGCTGCTTTCTTTGGGAATGTTGTTGCTGACATTCTCATACGTCTTTTAACTGTGTTTAGCTCAGGAGCTGTTTGAACGGCTTAACTAGGTTGGCCTTAACATTAAAGGAAAATTACACTTCACACATTTTCACTCTAACATCATAAATCACTGTAAACTTCACTTGGGCCTGTCGTGGTAAAAGCAGGTGCTCACATGATATGTGTCAAATCAATGCAAGATAattataaaaatacagaagCGAGACTCATCTACTCTAGACAACATTAATGTGTCCTACacatttcctgttgctgctgcaataGACATAACTCAGGGAGGAAGTTTGTGACTGAGGTCAATATGTTGATAATAAGTTCAAAATGGAGGGAACACTAGAAATGAAGGAGGCTTCAAGGTGGTTCACATTTCCTTAGTAAAAGTAGCATTAGCTCTAACACCATTTCCACTGTGAGCTACAGTCTCATGTGGCTCTTTTCAGTGGTCACAACACATTACACCTGTTAGAATAAACACTGCATGAATGAACTAGTGAGCTGTTGAATCACTTGACTTCATTGGACCTCATTCTGGTTTTGAGTGGAGACCCGGCCACTTTCACAGATCTCATGATGAGTCACCAGAGGTGGAGGCGTTCGCACGCAGGGGTGTGGTAATTATCTGAGGTCTCCGCCATTTTATGACAGGTCCTCtgaacatttgtgtttctgtttggggCCATTGTTTTCTCCTTGTGACTGAAAGTGCGTTGCATCATATCATTCAAACAGACATCAGTAAACTGGGTGACAGCAAACCTCAGCCACCaaacagtgcagctgtgtgttctGAGGTGTAGGAGTCATttaacagaagctgctgttaaaaGACACCTCAGATGTAAGAAGTGAAAGGCTAAAATATACACTAAGCTAATATCCATTTCTATTATTCCATAATAGAGGATAAAAGAGGGTCTCAGGTATGAAGAACTGGACGGCACCAGgtcctgacatgatccatgtcTACTGGTTGAAGAAGCTGATCTCACTCCATGAGGTGCAAGCTACTGGAGGATGGAAACCACCCTGAATGGTTACCAGAAGACCTGAAGGACTCCAAGAAGGGAGCAGTCCCATCCAAGTACCGCCCAATAAGCAGCatctgcacaacatggaagcttcTGTCAGGACTCCCAGCAGCTAAGATGAGCAGGCACAtggatcaatacatgagcagtgcCAACACAGGAACTGGTAGTAACACCAGGCACATTGAGGACCTTGCCTAAGGGCCCATACGGGATTTTCGCCCTGACCGTGGTATATACATAgacatacatttacatatatagATATACGTATATATGAGAGTGGGTCATCCACATCTCGGGTCCAGGTTTCCAGATATCTGTTCTCTTTCTGTTATCTTTTCTCATCATGTggaagcagcttctctgactCCTCACTTAAATTTTCCAAAACACAGA carries:
- the LOC114866309 gene encoding uncharacterized protein LOC114866309 — translated: MASASLLVLAAFLVCVHLFRPTRGKPVALGDSFNFSPPPCPSGSELELQHILLKDTAVLVSSRDGTGSWRTSASYAERLEPSDSALVLTNINYNDGGLYEFTCVGGEDVRIQLDVVVPIQFSVFENETVLLPCHAVTAGGDVKSVRWERKEKSKNVARMSVASNKIILTDEFESRVSVPTDCFSKGDFTLTLGPVRLQDRGDWTCSIQDKYGTSRIFPVVARLTVQKTRNETSTEQSGPLHVNEGMSQENGGQTTSVDIAVVVALVLCAVAFGIGWWMRSRRFPPLPPPPPPPPPPRAQREGAQEDAAVPLVSQNEPHAQPNGLEPNGHR